A single region of the Pontibacter kalidii genome encodes:
- a CDS encoding YceI family protein, with product MKTQKLTSLLVAAGLFLATGLSNMVLAQDTYKLAAKPVLTVMGGSTIHDWEMTSAQSQGKAVLLVEGSTLKSVKSASITMKTESLKSGKDKMNEIAYDALKAKKYADITFTLTSFKNLDSKKAQATGNLTIAGTTRPVTFNVESSVKGGSVFMTGETAIKFSDFNITPPTALLGTVKTTNDLKLVFQVSFLPTAI from the coding sequence ATGAAGACTCAAAAATTAACATCGCTACTGGTTGCCGCTGGCCTTTTTCTGGCAACCGGACTCAGCAACATGGTGCTTGCTCAGGATACATACAAACTTGCAGCTAAGCCGGTGCTAACCGTAATGGGCGGCTCCACAATACACGATTGGGAAATGACCTCCGCACAGTCTCAGGGAAAAGCGGTACTGCTGGTGGAAGGATCTACTTTGAAAAGCGTGAAATCGGCCAGTATAACCATGAAGACCGAGTCGCTGAAGAGCGGCAAGGACAAAATGAATGAGATTGCCTACGACGCCCTGAAAGCCAAGAAGTATGCAGACATCACCTTTACGCTGACCTCCTTTAAAAACCTGGACAGTAAAAAGGCGCAGGCAACCGGCAACCTGACCATTGCAGGAACTACCAGACCGGTCACTTTCAATGTGGAATCCAGCGTGAAGGGCGGATCCGTTTTTATGACAGGTGAAACCGCGATCAAATTCTCTGATTTCAACATTACACCGCCAACCGCATTACTGGGCACCGTCAAAACGACCAACGACCTTAAACTTGTCTTCCAGGTTAGCTTCCTGCCAACTGCTATTTAA
- a CDS encoding YceI family protein gives MFSVSIFLVAVSMLSAVVLPKKEEFVVIKGNKITVAAGTSLGNINCAYSSSSQKDTLFLNRQIPQRERLRLAIPVKDFNCGNLLLDKDFANTLNVKEYPSIKIELVRLDKQNKDYKGALQLEVAGKTIVLDDVQFQTCAAKTTDLLKSNICLNFSEIGLETPKKLGGLFKVEDELRITVELQVNKQQPKAYAESIATYRSQ, from the coding sequence ATGTTTTCTGTAAGTATCTTTCTGGTTGCTGTCTCTATGCTGAGTGCCGTGGTGCTGCCTAAAAAAGAAGAGTTTGTTGTTATCAAAGGAAACAAGATAACCGTAGCTGCAGGCACTTCACTAGGCAATATAAACTGCGCCTACTCCAGCAGCAGCCAGAAAGATACACTCTTCCTGAACAGGCAGATTCCGCAGCGGGAAAGACTAAGGCTGGCCATACCTGTTAAAGATTTTAACTGTGGCAACCTGCTCCTCGACAAGGATTTTGCCAATACACTTAACGTAAAAGAGTACCCTTCCATTAAGATCGAACTGGTTAGGCTGGATAAGCAAAACAAAGATTACAAAGGGGCGCTCCAACTGGAGGTGGCAGGTAAGACAATCGTGCTAGACGATGTGCAGTTTCAAACCTGCGCTGCTAAAACCACGGACCTGCTGAAGAGCAACATCTGCCTGAACTTCTCTGAAATAGGCCTCGAAACACCTAAAAAGCTCGGCGGATTGTTTAAAGTGGAGGATGAGCTTCGGATTACAGTTGAGTTGCAGGTAAACAAGCAGCAGCCCAAAGCTTATGCGGAGTCAATTGCAACGTACAGAAGTCAATAG